A segment of the Zingiber officinale cultivar Zhangliang chromosome 8B, Zo_v1.1, whole genome shotgun sequence genome:
atcataaaataaattagGCAATAGGTCCAACATTTAAGCACTATAATCACTATGGGAAAAAAATAAGATTATCGGCCAATAAAAATGACGAGTATTCTTATTTTTGACTGGTAATATGGattattgattaaaaaatttCATACAATAATCTATTACCAATAAATTTTATTCTCCGGCCATTATTTTGgttgttatttatttttaatattatctactaaatatataaaataccggtcaaaaatatatttaattagtatttttaaaaaaaaaaattactggcCAATATATATTTAATCGATATTTTCAATTATTACCTACCAAAAATGCATTTTggctgctattttttttttttaaaaaatactaaatcaattttaatctacttaccaatcatttttttacaaaatataaaataaaaaaaactatttaaataATTGATCAGAATTGAATTTTACACGATATTAAATTATCCAACAATGATAAAAGAAACTAAATGTCAAATAACTAATAAACAGATACTATAATTACCTTTATTTAGTCAGTTTCATAATCAACAAATACGATCTAAGTTGACACCAAATGGATCGTCATCCTCAATATTATATGAATGTTCAGTCTCGATCTCATTGACTTGTAATTATGTTATTGGAATCTCTCTACTGAATGCAACTGCCGCAAATTTAAaagtaaggaaaaagaaaaagacaagaAGGTTCAAACAAAAGAACTAGAACAAGTTTAAGCCTAAATAGAGAATACGTCGGACTAACACTAATAATAAGCTATTAAAAGACAAAGATATTTTAAgagagagcatcaatgaaggagaGCATCTACCTATGAATCTAACATAATAAGTAAGGTGATCCTGTCCAAATCGCTGattcaacagacgctgggcacgtggcgctctcctggttgctgacgtagatctccggccggtcgtacggcgttccggcgaacctgcaaggaagtcgggccgggagggggttcccggcgacgaccctccgacgctcaagtcaggcaagcagaagTATCTCCGCTGCGCTGCCACTAGGTAAACGGTCTCCGAAACAAAGGGGtcggagaagaaggaagggagcaagCGATACCTCTGCACCACCGCAAAAAGGTCACTGCCGCTCTCTTCGGCGCCGACTGCTTCCTCGTATTCGGCAGCTTCGTCGACGTCGAAATCGAATTGCTCAGAAGGATACCGTGCTGCCCAGATCTCCCGGCATCTGTAGTATGCGTACTCCTCATTTTCGTCGTCGATGATCAGCGACCGATCAATCAAAGCCCCGAATCTTGAGATGCAGTATTCGAGATAGCTCCCCGCCTGAGGCCGCAATATTCACATCGATCGAAAcagagaagagaggaaaagaagGGAAGTTTGCGGAACAAAAAAACAAACCGGGTCTAGGCAGTGGCAGTGCCACACCCAGTGAACATATGAAGGAGGGAGGAGCATCGGAGGGGCCGAAGGCGGTGCCGCCTGCGTGAGCTCCGAAATCAGCGGCATCCAAAGCCGGTTATACCTTGTTGGAAAcagaaattatgggagaagaaaaaagaattatagaaggaaaaaatgtggaagaggagaaataactctatgtggaaaaggagtagaagaaaatagaaaactcaacTTATTTCATTCAGTgaaaagaagtacatatttataggcttattggataagcactaatatgagataatcatgacattttttatttttattttaaattctatctccacgaacTATTATCAATTCATCAATTCTATCTTTATCCTATCTCTAGTCAAAACTTGCCACCTCACCATtctatctccataaaatttatcaacatctaaaatcaaatttaattttcaacaccccctcttaaacttgattttgtaACTCCAAGCAAATATCGCATCTTGATGTagtcttcaaatttgagtggcttggtaaaaatatcagcaacTTGATCTTGAGACTTTATGTATTCCACTTGCACCTCTTTTCTTGTAATACATTCTCTGATATAGTGAAAGCACGTATCGATGTGCTTGCTTCtatcatggaagactggatttttTACTAGTGCTATTATAGACTTGTTATCAACTCGTATCTTGGTTGCCTCTTCTTGTGGTAAACTTAACTCATTCAATAAATTTCTGAGCCAAACAGCATGACAAACACATGAAGTCGCAACCACATACTCTGCTTCACAAGTAGAAAGTGTGACAATAGGCTGTTTTTTCGACATCCAAGTGAAAGTTGTATCTCCCATAAAGAACACAAATCCTGTAGTGTTCTTTCTATCATCTatatctccaccccaatcactgtcactatatccttcaagtttgaagtggttagatgttgaataaagtaATCCAAAATCTATCGTACCTTTGATATAGCGCAAAATTCTCTTAGCGATCTTAAGGTGGGTAGTAGTTGGATCTTCCATGTAGCGACTAACAAGTCCAACAACATAAAGAATATCAGGCCTTGTGCACGTCAAGTATCGTAAACTTCCAACCAAACTCTTAAAATGAAACATCCCGTAACCAaccctcaatttttttttttttttttttttttttttttttttttatagagtgCATCACCCACCAAACACAAACCAAGCTTATACTTATGACACGATACCAAATCAAACATTCTGTTTTATCGAAAGTAAAAATCAACATCTCTCACAaagtatgacaaataaaattccGTTCAAAAACCCTTGACCTCTCCGAAGCAAGGACCCTTCCCGTGAAGCACCTAAACTCAGCACTCCTAATATCCGGACAACGCCATGCGTCCATCTCGCCTCCTCGCCTACTCCGTCCGTAGGCCCTCCGCCGTGTCCGGAGACACGTCCTCACCTGtaatgtaggcatcatgagtctacaacCCAGCAAGTATAATCTCATGTGATGGAACATGATATCCAAAAAGTAGTAGAGATAGGAGTTAAACgataaaaacatatttaaaaggGTTGCATAATAGAGAAGGAAAATGCGGTAAATAAAGTTCCTACACAGCTCAATAagatgaatatgtcacatatccggtaaccacaattagagccagtcaatccagtcccatgatcctagaggtacctcctagagaacatgcagtcatatagccgaagctaacataaattccagtatcagtcaaatttggatgggccctccccggagctcatcccgggtcacccatcccgtactgctacccCATATGCACATATTCAACCATCTAGCCACATAAAACTTAATCTACCTATATATATATCAGAGACATAACATTAACTCCATCAAGTTCTGTAACAGATCCGTTTACCATATTTATATGTAACCACAACATATTTGTAACATAAATCCGATTTCATTAATCTTTAATAAATATGTCAAATTGTCATACTCAATCTGCATATAACAAAATAAAGAGGTAAGCAGGTATATAAAACCCATATAAATTGAGGGAACAAATATATGGCAATAATAGACAATTAACAACTAACTTACAGTACGAGTCTAAATATTTAAGGAAAGGAAAGTCAATAATCATAGAAATTATCAATTACCTGTAATCAATTCAAGTTTATCCACTAAGTGAAATTTGCAGAAATAACAATTCATTCTAAAGGTTCGCATCAAACCGTAACCAcaccaagaaatccaaacaataataaatcttcaagaaagaaaagaaacttGTTATTAATGCTGTTAAATCTCATAATCAACACCAGAACACCTCCTCAAATAGGCCAATGAAGATCTTCCTACCACtttataaaaaaaacatgaacCAGTAGTAGTGCAGATCTTCTAAACTAAAATTCACTGTATCGAAACCTGTACACCATATCATGCAGCAGAGGAATTAAACCGTATGAAATTCGCAAAGGTTTCAAAACAAAAATACCCACAGAGTCACAATTTCAACTCTCAATTCTCATAGAAATTCCTCAAACCGAATCCAAAAACGCCCAAAGAACAAAAAAAACATAATAGGCAGCTCTATCTAACATTTAGACAAACAGGTAACGCACAATCCCATTGAACTTGTCATCACGGAAACACCACCCAAAACCTCCAGAAGAACATGCGGTGAAATTCGAACTCCATCAAAGCTAAAATCACTATAAAAATTCGTAAACATGTACGAACCAGACAACACTTCCGGCAGAAACCTCGAACAAAACCCAACACTACAAAGGCGAACCAAATCCAAAGCATCTACGAGGGAAAACCGATTGAATGCATCCACAAGATGAAAAACAGTCGAAAGCATACACAAGAGGTGCCAATCGGAGCATCTCCAAAGGAAAACCCATCAGAACATCTACAAGAGAAACAATCAGTCCAAATCCCTTCCAGCTCTCACCTCTTTTAGGTTTCCATTCCCCTATACCCCTCAGATCTCAAGTTATCACAGTAGATACACTTGCCTGCCCTTTCGCGCTCCTCCGATGAAGCCCTCACCCGTCGCAACCGAGTCGCCGCTGGTCTGGATGAAAGACCTCCCCGCCCGCTCGCCGATCCCTGCAAGCTCGACGAGATGGTGTGACTCCAGATCGCGACCCACAGCTCGGTGATGAGTCTGTTCGGAACCCGCAGAGACGAACCGGGAGGTTGAAATGAGAAGTTTCGGCGATGCACAGTGATAACGATGAGGGATTATTGCGGCCCGCTTTACCCTAGGTATTTACCCCTTTATACCTAGGTTGCAATGCTCCCTTGACAATTAATCCTAATCTAAGGTGATTAGGATTAATAACTCTCCTCTTAAATTGAGGATTGTATATTTTCCCTATATTAGTTCAATTCTAATCCCCCTTAGACTATACCAGTACagtctatttaaaaaaaaatctcctttttttttttttttttttcatttgcgaGTGCCTAATTGGGTATTATTATGATTTATAGCAAGTTTCTTAACCAACGCTTAGGGAGaccttacaattctccctcccttataaaaatttCGTCCTCGAAATTTAACTTACCAAATAATTCTGGATAGCGATTACGCATATCTGGTTCGGTTTCCCAGGTGGCCTCCTCCATCGTTTGATTTCCCCATAAAACCTTCACCATCTTGATCTCCTTGTTCCTTAGATTCCGGACTTGCCGATCCAGGATTTGTTTTGGTCGTTCTTCGTAGGATAGATCTGGCGTCCACTGCACTGTCTCATGCCTAATAATATGAGAAGGGTTAGAGAGGTACCTTCTAAGCAtggatacatggaacacattatgAACCCCCGACAGGTTAGGTGGTAGGGCAAGTCGGTATGCTCGGGTCCCAACCCGATCCAATACCTCAAATGGTCCAATATATCTCGGACTGAGTTTCCCCTTCTTCCCGAACCTCAGCACCCCCTTCAGTGGAGACACCCTGAGAAATACATGGTCCCCCACTGCAAATTCCAGGTCCCTTCTTCTcagatcagcataactcttttgacgGCTTTGTGCTGCCTGCATTCTGTCTCGAATCTTGACCACCAAATCCACAGTATGGTTTACTATATCCGGACCCAGCACTGCCCTCTCGCCGACCTCGTCCCAATGCAAGGGTGTTCGGCACTTCCTTCCATATAAGGCTTCATACGGAGCCATTCTGATCGTGGCCTGATAACTATTATTGTAGGTAAATTCTATTAAAGGTAGTTTTGCTTCCCAGT
Coding sequences within it:
- the LOC122014188 gene encoding glycine-rich domain-containing protein 2-like, encoding MSSNNSARVTSADSFVASSRRRRPCHSGTSSSRDLVTARRLSLDLVTASRRHLSLLRSFAASPVLHHVPTIARAIRRYNRLWMPLISELTQAAPPSAPPMLLPPSYVHWVWHCHCLDPAGSYLEYCISRFGALIDRSLIIDDENEEYAYYRCREIWAARYPSEQFDFDVDEAAEYEEAVGAEESGSDLFAVVQRYRLLPSFFSDPFVSETVYLVAAQRRYFCLPDLSPQKECTLATEDSSDWLYTFQVAYTPLFNNF